The Halovulum dunhuangense genome contains the following window.
CAAGGCCAAGTGCCAGGCGGGTTCCGGTCAGAAATTTCATGGTCGTCTCCTGTTGGGTTTAACGAAGCAAGATTTCGGTCTCGCGGCTTTCCATTCGTTCAGGAGCGAGAGTTTGTTTCTGTGCACGACTCGTGTTGACGCAACAGTGATTAAGACGTGCGCTCCATGCGTGTGGCTGGGCGCCCGGATGCCTCCCTTGCCGCATTCGCCCCAGGCAGATGCCTTGAAAAAAGAACGCGTGTCCCGCCCCGCGGCTGGGTATCGGATCAGCGGTTGCGCAAAGCCATCGCGCCCTGCATGGGCGTTCGTCCTGCACCGCCAGAGCGCGACCAGCATTCGGACCTTGGCGGCGGCCGCAGACACGCCTTGGGCTTGTCAATCTGGCTTGTCTCGGGCAACGAGCGACCAGCGCGGTGGATGCCGCGCCCGGCGTCCCGTCTCACGGGACCGCACGCGCATGGACCATGGCGTCATCAGCCGGTCCCCGGACAAGGAGCGAGGCATAGTGGCAGCGGCAATCTTCGTGGCCCCGCTCGGGTTATCGCAGCATCTTCCTGCGCCGGTGTGAGCCGATGCGGAGCAGTCCGGAAAGGAAGCAAGAGCCCGCGGTTGCCGAACACGGCATGCGCAAACGGTCCGGGAAGGCACGCTCCCTCCGGGCGCCACTGATACGTATCCATATGCGGCGCCTTCTGCGCAGCCTCGGCCCGGCAATGCCACGGCCAAACTGGCGCGAGGCACTGCGTTCCGGGCTTGGGGCGGGGCTTGCGCTGGGGCTGTGCGGGGCCATCCTGGTCCTGCTGGAGGCGTGGCATGGAGAGGCGGCGCGTTTCCTGCTGATCGCGCCCCTCGGGGCGACCGCGTTCCTGGTGTTCGCGGTGCCCAACTCGCCTCTCGCGCAGCCCTGGTCGGCCATCGTCGGGAACGCCGCGTCGGCCCTTGTCGCCATCGGCGTCACCGGCCTTGGTCTTGCCCCGGAGCTGTCGGCCGGTCTTGCCGTTCTCGCAGCCATGCTGAGCATGGCGGTGCTGCGGGCGATGCATCCGCCGGGGGCCGCGGTCGCGCTCGCCACCGTGCTGTCAACGCCCGCGGGGGTCACGCATGGGCTTGGCTTCGTGCTCTCGCCGGTGATGCTTGACACGGCGCTTCTGGTCGCGCTCGCGGTGCTCTACAACCGGGCGACCGGGCGGAAGTACCCGTTCCGCCAGCCGGCGGTGGCGGAACGGCACGCAACGATGCGTGATGCGAACACACACCGCCTCGGGCTGTCGAGCGAGGACCTCGCAGCTGTCCTCGACCGCTTCAACTTGAGCGCCAATATCGGCGCCGAGGATTTCGGGCGCATCCTTGCCGCAGCCGAGGCCGAGGCGGCCCGGCGTCATTTCAAGGGGCTGACCTGTGGCGCGGTCATGTCGGGCGATGTGGTCAGCGTCACGCCCGATACCCGCGCCCGGCGGGTGGCGGACCTGTTCCGCAAGCACCGGTTCAAGACGCTTCCGGTCGTGGACACCGACGGCACGCTGCGCGGCATCATCACCCAGAACGACCTGATCCAGCGGGCGCGTCTTGACGCGACAAGGGAGGGCAGGGGCTTTGCCGCGGCGATGACAAACCTCCTCGCCCCCGGAGGCGACCGCCGCCTGTGCGCGTGCGACATCATGACGACAGAGCTCTGCACGGTCCGACCGACCGACGGGATCGGCGTGCTGGTCCAGCTGCTGGCGGACGGGCGCGTGCAGGCGGCCCCCGTCGTCGAGGGATCGCGCCTTGCAGGCATCGTTACACGCTCGGACCTGGTGGCGGTCCTCGCGCGGCAGACGATCCTTGCGGGTGGTCTGCAGACAGCCGCCTGAGGTGGGGGCAGCGTATGCGGAAACGCTCGAGCTAGGTGGTCCGGTGCCGGACCGGGCAACGGATACGGTCGGCCGCTGGACCTTGCCCGGCAATGACGGGCGCTCCCCAGCCCCGTGTCTTAACGCCTGCGGCCGTATTGGTGCTCATGGCGCAGTGACCACCCGCACGAATTTGGTCGCCGGCTTTGTGAGGATCTCGGACGGGTTGCCGACCTGTTCGATGCGCCCCATCGACATCACGACAACGAGGTCGGCCAGTCAGTGGCGCGGTGACGCTTGCGCGCGACTTCGGCATCTCGGAGACGGTGATCGGGCTGACCATCGTGGCCGTCGGCACGTCGATGCCCGAATTTGTCACTTCGGTCGTTGCCGGGTTGCGGCGGCAGGGCGACGTGGCCTTCGGCAATATTGTCGGATCCAACATCTACAACATCCTCGGGATCGGCGGCGCGACGGCGCTGATCGCGCCCGGAGCCGTGCCGGTCGAGATCGTGAGCTTCGACAACCTGGTGATGATCGGCGTCTCGCTCGCGCTCGTGGCTTTTGCCTGGACCGGCTTTAGGATCGCGCGCTCGGAAGGCGCGGCGCTGCTGACCGGCTCTGGAATCTACCTGTTCGTACTCTGGCCCTGATCAACTACGGCTTAGGTCCCCGGCGCGTTTCGTGGCCAGCAGCTTGTCGATGCGGCGGCCGTCGAGGTCCACCACC
Protein-coding sequences here:
- a CDS encoding HPP family protein — translated: MPRPNWREALRSGLGAGLALGLCGAILVLLEAWHGEAARFLLIAPLGATAFLVFAVPNSPLAQPWSAIVGNAASALVAIGVTGLGLAPELSAGLAVLAAMLSMAVLRAMHPPGAAVALATVLSTPAGVTHGLGFVLSPVMLDTALLVALAVLYNRATGRKYPFRQPAVAERHATMRDANTHRLGLSSEDLAAVLDRFNLSANIGAEDFGRILAAAEAEAARRHFKGLTCGAVMSGDVVSVTPDTRARRVADLFRKHRFKTLPVVDTDGTLRGIITQNDLIQRARLDATREGRGFAAAMTNLLAPGGDRRLCACDIMTTELCTVRPTDGIGVLVQLLADGRVQAAPVVEGSRLAGIVTRSDLVAVLARQTILAGGLQTAA